A window from Festucalex cinctus isolate MCC-2025b chromosome 12, RoL_Fcin_1.0, whole genome shotgun sequence encodes these proteins:
- the aldh6a1 gene encoding methylmalonate-semialdehyde/malonate-semialdehyde dehydrogenase [acylating], mitochondrial isoform X1, which produces MASFTLRSSLKTKVLFKAGRMFYSSSMPTTKLFIDGKFVESNTSEWIDIHNPATNEVITRVPKTTLQEMSAAVDSCIRAFRSWSEISILARQQVFLRYQQIIKDNIKELAKSITVEQGKTLADAEGDVFRGLQVVEHVCSVASLMLGETLPSIAKDMDTSTYRLPLGVCAGIAPFNFPAMIPLWMFPMGMVCGNTYVLKPSERVPTCAMLLAKLLQDAGAPDGTLNIIHGQHDAANFICDHPAIKAISFVGSNPVGEYIYERGSKNGKRVQSNMGGKNHGVVMPDANKENTLNQLVGAAFGAAGQRCMALSTAILVGEARGWLPELVERTKTLRVNAGDQPGADVGPVISPQAKQRVCSLIQSAEDEGAKVLLDGRRVKVKGYEKGNFVGPTIIGDVTPRMKCYTEEIFGPVLIVLEADTLDDAIHLVNSNPYGNGTAIFTSNGATARKYTHEVDIGQVGVNIPLPVPSPMFSFTASRRSFRGDLNLCGRQGIHFYTQVKTIISQWKAEDATLKSPDVNIPTMGH; this is translated from the exons GTCCTGTTTAAAGCTGGGCGCATGTTCTACTCCTCCTCTATG CCCACCACTAAGCTGTTTATCGATGGGAAGTTTGTTGAATCCAACACATCAGAATGGATAGATATTCACAATCCT GCGACCAATGAGGTGATTACCCGTGTACCAAAAACCACACTGCAGGAGATGTCTGCCGCCGTCGACTCCTGCATCAGGGCCTTCCGCTCCTGGTCCGAGATCTCCATCTTGGCTCGGCAGCAGGTCTTTCTGCGCTATCAGCAGATCATCAAGGACAACATT AAAGAACTTGCCAAGTCCATCACAGTGGAACAAGGCAAGACCCTTGCCGACGCAGAGGGGGATGTGTTCAGAGGATTGC AGGTCGTAGAACACGTCTGCAGCGTCGCCTCTCTGATGCTTGGTGAGACTCTGCCCTCCATCGCCAAGGACATGGACACGTCCACATACCGCCTGCCCCTCGGCGTATGTGCCGGCATCGCCCCGTTTAACTTCCCTGCCATGATCCCGCTTTGGATGTTTCCCATGGGAATGGTGTGCGGCAACACGTACGTCCTGAAACCTTCCGAGAGGGTGCCAACGTGCGCCATGCTGCTGGCCAAGTTGCTGCAGGATGCGGGCGCTCCTGACGGGACCCTCAACATCATCCATGGGCAACATGACG CTGCGAACTTTATTTGTGACCATCCGGCCATCAAGGCCATCAGCTTCGTTGGCTCCAATCCGGTGGGAGAGTACATTTATGAGAGGGGCTCCAAAAATGGCAAGAGGGTGCAGTCCAACATG GGAGGAAAGAACCACGGCGTGGTGATGCCCGATGCCAACAAGGAGAACACTCTGAACCAGCTGGTGGGGGCTGCGTTCGGGGCGGCCGGTCAGCGCTGCATGGCTCTGTCCACGGCCATCCTGGTGGGCGAGGCCCGCGGCTGGCTGCCTGAACTGGTGGAGCGCACCAAAACTCTGCGTGTTAACGCAG GAGACCAACCTGGTGCAGATGTGGGGCCCGTGATCTCGCCACAAGCCAAGCAGAGAGTGTGCAGTCTGATCCAGAGTGCCGAGGATGAGGGCGCCAAGGTGCTCCTGGACGGGCGGCGCGTGAAAGTCAAGGGTTACGAGAAGGGAAACTTTGTGGGGCCGACCATCATCGGCGACGTCACA CCTCGGATGAAGTGCTACACCGAGGAGATTTTCGGACCCGTGCTGATTGTCCTTGAGGCTGACACGCTGGATGACGCCATCCATTTGGTCAACAGCAATCCTTACGGCAACGGCACCGCCATTTTCACTTCAAATGGTGCCACGGCTCGCAAATACACTCACGAGGTGGATATAGGACAG gtcggAGTCAATATTCCCCTCCCCGTGCCTTCGCCCATGTTCTCCTTCACTGCATCAAGACGATCTTTCAGAGGCGACCTGAACCTCTGTGGAAGACAA GGCATCCACTTTTACACACAGGTCAAAACCATCATTAGCCAGTGGAAAGCTGAGGATGCAACCCTCAAGAGTCCTGATGTTAACATACCAACAATGGGACACTAA
- the aldh6a1 gene encoding methylmalonate-semialdehyde/malonate-semialdehyde dehydrogenase [acylating], mitochondrial isoform X2 codes for MLGETLPSIAKDMDTSTYRLPLGVCAGIAPFNFPAMIPLWMFPMGMVCGNTYVLKPSERVPTCAMLLAKLLQDAGAPDGTLNIIHGQHDAANFICDHPAIKAISFVGSNPVGEYIYERGSKNGKRVQSNMGGKNHGVVMPDANKENTLNQLVGAAFGAAGQRCMALSTAILVGEARGWLPELVERTKTLRVNAGDQPGADVGPVISPQAKQRVCSLIQSAEDEGAKVLLDGRRVKVKGYEKGNFVGPTIIGDVTPRMKCYTEEIFGPVLIVLEADTLDDAIHLVNSNPYGNGTAIFTSNGATARKYTHEVDIGQVGVNIPLPVPSPMFSFTASRRSFRGDLNLCGRQGIHFYTQVKTIISQWKAEDATLKSPDVNIPTMGH; via the exons ATGCTTGGTGAGACTCTGCCCTCCATCGCCAAGGACATGGACACGTCCACATACCGCCTGCCCCTCGGCGTATGTGCCGGCATCGCCCCGTTTAACTTCCCTGCCATGATCCCGCTTTGGATGTTTCCCATGGGAATGGTGTGCGGCAACACGTACGTCCTGAAACCTTCCGAGAGGGTGCCAACGTGCGCCATGCTGCTGGCCAAGTTGCTGCAGGATGCGGGCGCTCCTGACGGGACCCTCAACATCATCCATGGGCAACATGACG CTGCGAACTTTATTTGTGACCATCCGGCCATCAAGGCCATCAGCTTCGTTGGCTCCAATCCGGTGGGAGAGTACATTTATGAGAGGGGCTCCAAAAATGGCAAGAGGGTGCAGTCCAACATG GGAGGAAAGAACCACGGCGTGGTGATGCCCGATGCCAACAAGGAGAACACTCTGAACCAGCTGGTGGGGGCTGCGTTCGGGGCGGCCGGTCAGCGCTGCATGGCTCTGTCCACGGCCATCCTGGTGGGCGAGGCCCGCGGCTGGCTGCCTGAACTGGTGGAGCGCACCAAAACTCTGCGTGTTAACGCAG GAGACCAACCTGGTGCAGATGTGGGGCCCGTGATCTCGCCACAAGCCAAGCAGAGAGTGTGCAGTCTGATCCAGAGTGCCGAGGATGAGGGCGCCAAGGTGCTCCTGGACGGGCGGCGCGTGAAAGTCAAGGGTTACGAGAAGGGAAACTTTGTGGGGCCGACCATCATCGGCGACGTCACA CCTCGGATGAAGTGCTACACCGAGGAGATTTTCGGACCCGTGCTGATTGTCCTTGAGGCTGACACGCTGGATGACGCCATCCATTTGGTCAACAGCAATCCTTACGGCAACGGCACCGCCATTTTCACTTCAAATGGTGCCACGGCTCGCAAATACACTCACGAGGTGGATATAGGACAG gtcggAGTCAATATTCCCCTCCCCGTGCCTTCGCCCATGTTCTCCTTCACTGCATCAAGACGATCTTTCAGAGGCGACCTGAACCTCTGTGGAAGACAA GGCATCCACTTTTACACACAGGTCAAAACCATCATTAGCCAGTGGAAAGCTGAGGATGCAACCCTCAAGAGTCCTGATGTTAACATACCAACAATGGGACACTAA